One window of uncultured Methanoregula sp. genomic DNA carries:
- the ppk1 gene encoding polyphosphate kinase 1: protein MDSSTSPGATAETEQSLSDNPSLFINRELSWIRFNHHVLDEALDKSHPLLERVKFLAIFANNLDEFFMVRVSGLQRQLTKGVLRAPPDGMTPSQQLDAIQQALLPELLAQYDIWHNEILPKLADAGIVLHSYATLSEQQKKAMHTFFVNEVFPVLTPLAFDSSHPFPFISNLSLNLAIIVRDPCGKDFFARVKVPTNLFSRLIRIPEPEGTPRASSTPVHFIYLEEIIAAHLDLLFPGLEVVSSFPFRITRDADLEIEVDEASDLLTTVEEIMEQRARGNPVRIEVDSSMHTNICHILEKKLGVTSSMLYRVGHPVGMADFMELMSLDRPDLKDAPFLPSTPEELGEGKDIFTAIRRHDILLYQPYESFTPVVNFIRQAAHDPDVLAIKITLYRVGSNSPIVKALMEARENGKAVAALIELKARFDEENNIGWARALEAQGVHVVYGVVGLKVHAKLCMVVRREKDCIRRYMHLGTGNYNATTSRIYTDFGMFTCDKDIGEDIAHLFNFLTGYARIDQYNKLLVAPVTLRKLMLEKIEREIRHHMEHGGGHLIFKMNALVDRDCIAALYRASRAGVKVELQVRGICCLRPQIPGISENITVSAIVGRFLEHARIYYFRNNGEEEVYLGSADLMPRNLDKRVEILFPVQNEKIRSAIISTILPVQLGDNVKKRMMQADGNYIRAHPAPGETLLNAQIWLLEHRGTWYDHTS, encoded by the coding sequence ATGGATTCCTCTACGTCTCCGGGCGCAACCGCTGAAACGGAACAATCCCTTTCCGACAACCCTTCGCTTTTCATCAACCGGGAACTGAGCTGGATCCGGTTCAACCACCATGTTCTTGACGAAGCACTTGACAAGAGCCACCCGCTCCTGGAACGGGTAAAATTCCTTGCAATCTTTGCCAATAACCTGGATGAATTTTTCATGGTCCGGGTATCGGGTCTCCAGCGCCAGCTCACCAAAGGAGTGCTCAGGGCTCCTCCTGATGGCATGACGCCGTCCCAGCAGCTGGACGCAATCCAGCAGGCACTTCTCCCCGAGCTCCTTGCCCAGTACGATATCTGGCACAACGAGATCCTCCCGAAACTTGCAGATGCCGGCATTGTCCTTCATTCCTATGCCACGCTCAGCGAGCAGCAGAAAAAAGCAATGCATACGTTCTTTGTCAATGAGGTCTTCCCCGTTCTCACCCCGCTGGCGTTTGACAGCTCCCACCCGTTTCCCTTCATCTCCAACCTCTCCCTCAACCTTGCCATCATAGTCCGTGATCCCTGCGGGAAGGATTTTTTCGCCCGTGTCAAAGTCCCGACCAACCTCTTCTCCCGGCTCATCCGCATTCCGGAGCCGGAAGGAACCCCGCGGGCATCCAGCACCCCGGTTCATTTTATTTATCTTGAAGAGATCATTGCCGCTCATCTCGACCTCCTCTTCCCCGGCCTTGAAGTCGTATCATCGTTCCCATTCCGGATCACCCGGGATGCCGACCTTGAGATTGAAGTGGATGAAGCTTCCGACCTGCTCACGACCGTTGAAGAGATCATGGAACAACGTGCCCGGGGAAACCCGGTCCGGATCGAAGTCGATTCATCCATGCACACGAACATCTGCCATATCCTCGAAAAGAAACTCGGGGTTACGTCCTCCATGCTGTACCGTGTGGGCCACCCGGTCGGTATGGCAGATTTCATGGAACTCATGTCGCTGGACCGCCCGGATCTTAAGGATGCCCCGTTTCTCCCGTCAACACCGGAAGAGCTTGGAGAAGGAAAGGATATTTTTACTGCGATTCGCAGGCACGATATCCTCCTCTACCAGCCATATGAAAGTTTCACTCCGGTTGTGAATTTCATCCGGCAGGCTGCCCATGATCCGGATGTCCTTGCCATTAAGATCACCCTCTACCGCGTAGGATCCAATTCCCCGATTGTCAAGGCTCTTATGGAAGCCCGTGAAAATGGCAAAGCGGTTGCAGCCCTCATTGAACTGAAAGCCAGGTTTGACGAAGAGAATAATATCGGGTGGGCCCGGGCACTTGAAGCGCAGGGCGTCCATGTCGTGTACGGCGTCGTGGGTCTCAAGGTCCATGCCAAGCTCTGCATGGTTGTGCGGCGGGAAAAAGACTGTATCCGACGCTATATGCACCTTGGAACCGGCAATTATAATGCCACGACCAGCAGGATTTACACGGACTTCGGGATGTTTACCTGCGATAAGGATATTGGCGAGGACATAGCGCACCTCTTCAATTTCCTGACCGGCTATGCCCGGATCGACCAGTACAACAAACTGCTGGTTGCGCCGGTAACGCTGCGCAAGCTCATGCTCGAGAAGATCGAACGCGAGATCCGGCACCACATGGAGCATGGCGGCGGCCACCTCATCTTCAAGATGAATGCCCTTGTTGACCGGGATTGCATTGCGGCCCTGTACCGCGCGTCCCGGGCCGGCGTGAAAGTCGAGCTCCAGGTGCGGGGCATCTGTTGTCTCCGCCCGCAGATCCCGGGCATAAGCGAGAACATAACGGTCAGTGCCATTGTCGGCCGGTTCCTCGAACATGCCCGGATCTATTATTTCCGCAACAATGGCGAGGAAGAAGTGTACCTTGGCAGTGCCGACTTGATGCCGCGTAATCTTGACAAGCGCGTGGAGATCCTCTTTCCCGTGCAGAACGAAAAGATCCGCTCGGCGATCATCTCGACCATCCTGCCGGTCCAGCTTGGCGATAATGTCAAGAAACGCATGATGCAGGCTGACGGAAATTATATACGAGCACACCCGGCTCCCGGCGAGACCCTGCTGAATGCCCAGATATGGCTTTTGGAACATCGCGGTACCTGGTATGACCACACTTCCTGA